The following proteins are encoded in a genomic region of Periophthalmus magnuspinnatus isolate fPerMag1 chromosome 10, fPerMag1.2.pri, whole genome shotgun sequence:
- the LOC117377220 gene encoding F-box/LRR-repeat protein 12-like, whose translation MDVLNGYNLDYFPENLLIDILSFLGVRELVRAGRVCKRWRRLVKDQRLWRVVDLTAWKGVTSRILWVLLRQYLGCGLRCLRMRGLLLSARGGTFLSESWLKALSTKCPRLRRLCLLHADLRSLPSCQILPPSLQVLELRGCELPRGFFEQTLPTVPPNSDSEATTSRERVGKGPSGHSGITIESLILNNVPSFTDQHLQSLTSWQKLSHLELRDTFRITANGLRNCAAKDGVSGVEGLFRLRKLELGITGRQGYHLQMASLGLGSGWLGLEELSLGGKEVGPGLLCASRLKDLKRLCLWSCTLSNLQICKSCRMLRGLSRLEFLDVVFQPRQCPSEEGNAEEEQDGEEAVSEDNGTNENQRKQDVVDPIPSLRRTLGAMLPCCTLVFTNCSVQSNAE comes from the exons atggATGTGTTAAATGGGTACAATCTTGATTATTTTCCTGAAAACCTTTTAATAGATATATTGTCTTTTCTTGGAGTGCGAGAGCTTGTCAGAGCTGGGAG agtgtgtaaGAGATGGAGACGTCTTGTGAAAGACCAGAGGCTTTGGAGGGTCGTGGATCTGACAGCGTGGAAAGGG GTCACATCTCGGATACTGTGGGTCTTGCTCCGTCAATACTTAGGATGTGGCCTACGGTGCCTTCGAATGCGTGGTTTGCTGCTATCTGCCAGAGGTGGGACATTTCTGTCTGAGTCATGGCTTAAAGCTTTGTCCACCAAGTGCCCTCGTCTAAGAAGACTTTGTCTCCTCCACGCTGACCTCAGAAGTCTCCCTTCGTGCCAGATTCTACCTCCATCTTTGCAGGTCTTAGAGCTTCGTGGCTGTGAGTTGCCCCGTGGCTTTTTTGAGCAAACACTGCCGACCGTACCCCCTAACAGTGACTCAGAAGCTACAACTAGTCGGGAAAGAGTTGGGAAAGGACCTTCAGGTCATTCCGGGATTACTATTGAGAGTTTGATCCTTAACAATGTGCCATCGTTTACAGACCAGCACCTCCAAAGTTTGACATCATGGCAAAAACTGAGTCACTTGGAGTTGCGGGACACATTTAGAATAACAGCAAATGGTTTGAGAAACTGTGCTGCTAAAGATGGTGTGTCTGGCGTGGAAGGGCTTTTCAGGCTTAGGAAGTTGGAGCTGGGCATCACCGGTCGACAGGGCTACCATTTGCAGATGGCTTCTCTTGGTTTAGGCTCAGGATGGCTTGGCCTGGAAGAGCTTAGTTTGGGAGGTAAAGAAGTAGGGCCAGGTCTGCTCTGTGCGAGCCGCCTAAAAGACTTGAAACGCCTATGTCTCTGGTCTTGCACACTTAGTAATTTACAAATATGCAAAAGTTGCAGAATGCTTCGAGGCCTAAGCCGCCTTGAGTTTTTAGATGTAGTCTTCCAGCCTCGCCAGTGTCCATCAGAGGAGGGTAATGCTGAGGAGGAGCAAGATGGTGAAGAAGCAGTGAGTGAAGACAACGGTACCAATGAAAACCAACGGAAACAAGATGTAGTAGATCCTATTCCAAGTTTGCGTCGCACACTTGGAGCCATGCTGCCATGTTGCACTCTGGTTTTCACTAACTGCTCAGTACAGAGTAATGCAGAATAA
- the mcm7 gene encoding DNA replication licensing factor MCM7 — translation MARKDYAAEKDKLKRFLQEFYTEDDNGKKQFKYGAQLVALAHREQVSLQVDLDDVAEEDPDLVESICENAKRYSGLIADAVHELLPEYKEKDVVAKDSLDVYIEHRLMMEQRGRDPADTRDPRNQYPPELMRRFEVYFKAPSTGKPKVVRDVRADSIGHLVTVRGIVTRATEVKPMMAVATYTCDQCGAETYQPIQSPSFMPLVMCPSQECVTNKSGGRLYLQTRGSKFVKFQELKIQEHSDQVPVGNIPRCMTVFARGENTRLAQPGDHVAITGVFLPLLRTGFAQATQGLLSETYMEAHSIILMNKTEDDELGNEELSEEELRSITDEGFYEKLAGSIAPEIYGHEDVKKALLLLLVGGVEQAPKGMKIRGNINICLMGDPGVAKSQLLSYIDRLAPRSQYTTGRGSSGVGLTAAVMRDPLTGEMTLEGGALVLADLGICCIDEFDKMADADRTAIHEVMEQQTISIAKAGIMTSLNARCSILAAANPAYGRYNPKKTIEQNIQLPAALLSRFDLLWLIQDKPDADADLRLAQHITYVHQHSRQPPTHFTPIDMKLMRRYISLCKKKQPVVPENLADYITAAYVEMRKEARVSKDTTFTSARTLLSILRISTALARLRMMDTVEKEDVNEAMRLMEMSKDSLQADKSTSTRTQRPADVIFSLVRELATEGVAGRGGAGGVVRMSEAEQRCISRGYTPAQFQEALEEYEELNVWQINHTRTRITFV, via the exons ATGGCTCGTAAGGATTATGCGGCAGAGAAAG ATAAGCTGAAGAGGTTCCTGCAGGAGTTTTACACAGAAGATGATAATGGGAAGAAGCAGTTCAAATATGGAGCACAACTT GTGGCTCTGGCCCATAGGGAGCAGGTATCTCTTCAAGTGGACCTCGATGATGTGGCGGAGGAGGACCCTGACCTGGTTGAGAGCATTTGTGAGAACGCTAAACGCTACAGTGGCCTCATAGCTGATGCTGTTCATGAGCTGCTGCCGGAATATAAAGAGAAAGAT GTGGTGGCCAAGGACTCATTGGATGTATACATTGAGCACAGGCTGATGATGGAGCAAAGGGGACGTGACCCTGCAGACACCCGGGACCCACGCAACCAATACCCACCGGAGCTCATGAGACGatt tgaGGTATACTTTAAGGCTCCCAGCACTGGTAAGCCTAAAGTGGTGCGTGACGTTCGAGCAGACAGCATTGGGCATCTGGTGACTGTCAGAGGTATAGTGACCCGGGCCACAGAGGTCAAACCAATGATGGCTGTCGCAACGTACACCTGTGACCAGTGCGGTGCAGAGACCTATCAGCCT ATCCAGTCCCCCTCCTTCATGCCCCTGGTGATGTGCCCCAGTCAAGAGTGTGTCACCAACAAATCTGGAGGGCGCTTATACCTTCAGACCAGAGGCTCAAAGTTTGTAAAGTTCCAGGAGCTGAAAATTCAGGAACAT AGTGACCAGGTGCCCGTGGGAAACATTCCGCGGTGTATGACAGTATTTGCCAGAGGCGAAAACACTCGTCTGGCTCAGCCTGGTGACCATGTGGCCATCACAGGGGTCTTCCTCCCTCTGCTGCGCACTGGCTTTGCGCAGGCCACTCAA GGTCTTCTGTCAGAAACGTACATGGAAGCACACAGCATCATACTTATGAATAAAACTGAGGACGATGAACTTGGCAATGAGGAACTGAGTGAGGAAGAGCTGCGAAGCATCACAG ATGAAGGGTTTTATGAGAAACTGGCTGGATCAATTGCACCAGAAATCTACGGACATGAAGATGTTAAAAAAGCTCTTCTTTTGCTCCTGGTTGGAGGTGTTGAGCAAGCCCCTAAAGGCATGAAAATAAGAG gCAATATCAACATCTGTTTGATGGGAGATCCTGGTGTAGCAAAGTCCCAACTGCTGTCATACATTGACCGTTTAGCTCCACGAA GCCAGTACACCACTGGACGAGGATCATCAGGTGTAGGTTTGACTGCTGCAGTTATGCGTGACCCTCTGACTGGGGAAATGACTCTGGAAGGAGGTGCTTTAGTTCTTGCTGATTTGGGTATTTGCTGCATCGATGAGTTTGATAAGATGGCTGATGCTGACCGCACAGCTATTCATGAGGTCATGGAACAACAAACCATTTCTATTGCTAAG GCTGGGATCATGACCTCCCTGAATGCCCGTTGCTCCATTCTTGCAGCTGCTAACCCTGCCTATGGCCGCTATAATCCTAAGAAAACTATTGAGCAAAACATCCAGCTGCCAGCAGCTCTGCTGTCCCGTTTTGACCTCCTGTGGTTAATTCAAGACAAACCAGATGCTGATGCAGATCTGCGCCTAGCTCAGCACATCACCTATGTCCATCAACACTCCCGGCAGCCGCCCACCCACTTCACCCCCATTGACATGAAACTGATGAG GCGCTACATTTCTCTTTGTAAGAAGAAACAGCCTGTGGTACCTGAGAATCTAGCAGACTACATCACTGCTGCTTATGTTGAGATGAGGAAAGAGGCACGTGTTAGCAAAGACACCACCTTCACCTCCGCTCGTACCCTGCTGTCCATTCTGCGAATTTCCACTGCTCTG GCTCGCCTTCGTATGATGGATACAGTGGAAAAGGAGGATGTTAATGAGGCAATGAGACTGATGGAAATGTCCAAGGATTCACTTCAGGCTGACAAGTCCACATCCACAAG GACCCAGAGACCTGCTGATGTCATCTTCTCCCTGGTGAGAGAGCTGGCCACAGAAGGTGTGGCGGGCCGTGGAGGTGCCGGAGGGGTGGTCCGTATGTCCGAAGCCGAGCAGAGGTGCATCTCACGGGGCTATACTCCAGCTCAGTTCCAGGAGGCCCTGGAGGAGTACGAGGAACTGAATGTGTGGCAGATCAACCACACACGCACTCGCATCACCTTTGTCTGA
- the LOC117377349 gene encoding uncharacterized protein LOC117377349, translating into MISTLKLTICCVLWLPGLLDAKSLLNVIQQEEMVPVDHVNIDSEKANGFLSHSRPKRNVDPKWYRSNPDFQAYYRYYSSIGHTEGLYETDKLRMLYQQMRYLEHVYGPNASYYQNKLGLPLLMCDPTTDKKCKLLPPPPPMKAKSTELPVTPPPPPLASQADVMFLCNAKDPMCKPHIVYLPTGAVPVLCDPRYHPHCTPQKAPEPVPVIQYTKKSAPPPPVLLKKAPPPPPVMVKGMEYDCDPYWDPDCLIDNPPRPVKGKIVVVPPPPPKVEKEEPVEEPEPPAPIEKKVPLYPYPYHYYYPLPYDPRDELYDPARFNYPQPADPADEPSEDAE; encoded by the exons atgatttcaacattaaagCTGACAATATGCTGTGTGCTTTGGCTTCCAG GTCTACTGGATGCCAAGTCACTGCTGAATGTTATCCAGCAAGAAG AGATGGTTCCAGTGGACCATGTCAACATAGACTCAGAAAAAGCAAATGGTTTTCTGAGTCACTCCAGACCCAAGCGCAATGTGGATCCAAAGTGGTACCGGTCCAACCCTGACTTCCAGGCTTACTACCGCTATTACAGTAGCATTGGTCACACAGAGGGG CTGTATGAGACAGACAAGCTGCGTATGCTGTACCAACAGATGAGATACCTGGAGCACGTGTACGGTCCCAACGCCTCATACTACCAGAACAAGCTGGGGCTGCCCCTGCTAATGTGTGACCCCACCACAGACAAGAAATGCAAATTGCTCCCCCCTCCACCCCCGATGAAGGCAAAGTCCACAGAGCTTCCAgtgaccccccctcctccccctcttgccTCCCAGGCCGATGTCATGTTCCTGTGCAACGCCAAAGACCCCATGTGTAAGCCCCACATTGTGTACCTGCCTACCGGTGCTGTTCCAGTGTTGTGCGACCCACGCTACCACCCTCATTGCACACCGCAGAAAGCCCCCGAGCCAGTGCCAGTGATCCAGTATACCAAAAAGtctgccccccctccccctgtccTGTTAAAGAAggcccctccacctcctccagttATGGTAAAGGGTATGGAGTACGACTGCGACCCTTACTGGGATCCCGATTGCCTCATTGACAACCCACCCCGGCCCGTAAAAGGGAAGATAGTGGTAGTGCCCCCACCGCCTCCAAaggtagagaaagaggagcCAGTAGAGGAACCAGAACCTCCAGCTCCGATTGAAAAGAAAGTTCCCTTGTATCCATAtccctaccactactactatccTCTGCCATATGACCCGAGGGATGAGCTGTATGACCCAGCCCGCTTCAACTACCCCCAGCCTGCAGACCCTGCTGATGAGCCCTCAGAAGATGCTGAgtaa
- the cops6 gene encoding COP9 signalosome complex subunit 6 — MRIASAKMATNGGGMEVDGAGDPSVMASGVTGSVSVALHPLVILNISDHWIRIRSQEGRPMQVIGALIGKQEGRNIEVMNSFELLSHTIDDRVHIDKEYYYTKEEQFKQVFKEMEFLGWYTTGGPPDSSDIHIHKQVCEIIESPLFLKLNPMTKHTDLPVSVFESVIDIINGEATMLFAELTYTLATEEAERIGVDHVARMTATGTGENSTVAEHLIAQHSAIKMLHSRVKIILEYVKAVEAGEVPFNHEILREANALCHRLPVLSTMKFKTDFYDQCNDVGLMAYLGTITKTCNSMNQFINKFNVLYDRQGIGRRMRGLFF; from the exons ATGCGCATTGCATCGGCGAAGATGGCGACGAACGGAGGAGGAATGGAAGTGGACGGGGCAGGcga CCCTAGTGTTATGGCTTCAGGGGTCACAGGGAGTGTGTCAGTAGCTCTGCATCCCCTCGTAATTCTCAACATATCTGACCACTGGATACGGATTCGTTCACAGGAAGGGCGCCCCATGcaag TGATTGGTGCCCTTATTGGAAAGCAGGAGGGTAGAAACATAGAAGTAATGAACTCCTTTGAGCTCCTGTCTCATACTATAGATGACCGAGTACACATTGATAAGGAATACTATTATACCAAGGAAGAACAAT TCAAACAGGTTTTCAAAGAAATGGAGTTCCTTGGCTGGTACACCACTGGCGGTCCTCCTGATTCGTCAGATATTCACATTCACAAGCAG GTATGTGAAATAATTGAGAGCCCCCTGTTCCTCAAGCTCAACCCAATGACTAAACACACTGAT CTTCCAGTCAGTGTCTTTGAATCTGTGATTGACATAATTAACGGCGAG GCCACCATGTTGTTTGCTGAGCTGACATACACTCTGGCCACTGAAGAAGCCGAGAGAATTGGTGTTGATCATGTAGCTCGCATGACAGCAACAGGCACAGGGGAAAACTCAACag TTGCTGAACATCTTATAGCCCAACACAGTGCAATAAAGATGCTGCACAGTCGAGTGAAAATCATTCTAGAGTATGTCAAAGCTGTGGAAGCAG GAGAGGTGCCATTTAATCATGAGATTCTCAGAGAAGCAAACGCTCTCTGCCACAGACTTCCTGTCCTCAGCACCATGAAGTTTAAAACAGACTTCTATGAT CAATGTAATGACGTGGGTCTGATGGCCTACTTAGGCACCATCACCAAGACTTGTAACAGTATGAATCAGTTCATCAACAAGTTTAACGTCCTGTACGACAGACAGGGCATTGGCCGTAGGATGAGAGGACTTTTCTTTTGA
- the aurkb gene encoding aurora kinase B gives MQNKENYEPRGFQRPMATPNMGGPQRVPIVKPRADASSSSSVARKITIDDFDIGRPLGKGKFGNVYLARVKKLQAIVALKVLFKSQMEKEGVEHQLRREIEIQAHLKHPNILRFYNYFHDRKRVFLVLEYAPRGEMYKELQRCGRFDDQRSATYMEEISDALMYCHEKKVIHRDIKPENLLLGYRGELKIADFGWSVHAPSLRRRTMCGTLDYLPPEMIEGHTHSEKVDLWCIGVLCYECLVGNPPFETASHSETYKRIMKVDLKFPRIVSEGAKDLISKLLRHNPTDRLSLQSVIDHPWVKANSRRCLPPICPTKSSETN, from the exons ATGCAG AACAAAGAAAATTATGAGCCCAGAGGTTTTCAAAGACCA ATGGCAACACCAAACATGGGAGGTCCTCAGCGTGTTCCAATTGTGAAACCAAGAGCAGATGCCTCCTCGTCCAGTTCTGTCGCAAG AAAAATTACGATTGATGACTTTGATATTGGTCGGCCACTGGGAAAAGGCAAATTTGGAAATGTTTACTTAGCTCGAGTCAAGAAGCTACAGGCCATAGTGGCACTAAAGGTGCTCTTCAAGTCACAAATGGAGAAAGAGGGTGTGGAGCATCAACTAAGGAGAGAGATTGAGATTCAAGCCCATCTCAA ACACCCCAATATTCTGCGCTTCTACAACTATTTTCATGACCGCAAAAGGGTGTTTTTGGTCCTTGAGTATGCACCACGTGGTGAGATGTATAAAGAGTTACAAAGATGTGGAAGATTTGATGACCAGCGCTCTGCCACT TACATGGAGGAAATTTCTGATGCACTCATGTACTGTCACGAGAAAAAAGTGATTCATCGTGACATCAAGCCAGAGAATCTACTTCTAGGTTATCGTGGAGAGCTAAAAATTGCAGACTTTGGCTGGTCTGTTCATGCCCCATCACTCAG GCGTCGTACAATGTGTGGTACCCTGGACTACCTTCCCCCAGAGATGATTGAGGGTCACACTCACAGTGAAAAGGTTGACTTGTGGTGCATTGGAGTACTCTGTTATGAGTGCTTGGTTGGCAACCCACCCTTTGAAACAGCAAGCCACTCTGAAACATACAAAAGAATCATGAAG GTGGATTTGAAGTTTCCAAGAATTGTCTCAGAAGGTGCTAAGGACTTGATTTCAAAACTGCTTCGTCACAACCCCACTGACCGTCTTTCACTACAGAGTGTTATTGATCATCCTTGGGTCAAAGCAAACTCACGGCGATGTTTGCCTCCGATCTGCCCAACCAAAAGTTCTGAGACTAACTGA